The stretch of DNA GACATTATAGAGTAGAATATTGAGTGGAGCTACAACCAGTTTGCCATAAAAGAAAGAATCCACTGCCACCAAGGGTACCTGGAAAATGCAAACAAGGTAAACAAAGGTGAAAGTGAACAGTCAGTGGAAGGGTTTAGCTttagaaacacattcattaagAACTGCCTCTAAAtctacataataaataatatctctgttttgtaatattttgtggGACCTCtcaccagaaacagaaacagagcgATGCCTGACCAGATGATAAAACTTTTCCACTGCCTCTTTAACACCAGCAGGTCGAAGGCAATCGGAACCCTGCAGAGTAAAATACACCAAAGTCATACTTTTTGATGAGACTGTTAAAGTTGAGGACTGGCAGTGAACAAGCAATTAGTTATACCCGATCAAAGCAGAGAATGGCCATCCAACAATAGCACCGGCGGCCACGCCCAAAATGGCGAACGCTATTGAGTCCTGAAACCAACCCGTCATAGCAACTAGCGTAGTATACATACAGAAAGAGGAAGGTAGGAATGCTgaggagaaagaacaaagaaaagaaaacatatgtCACATGTCACCATATGAATATGTCACATCAGCCAGGACATATAGTCTTTGGAATAAAGGGAACATGCGGAAAAGAAATGTATCATATATGCATCAAATGTATGTATGCAGCACTGCATCTCCATGACAAGTCTGCTCTTATTTTTGAGAGCATAATTAGGCAACAAAAACCTAGAGTAACCACAAAGGAAGAGATCACCTACGTGAGCTAATATGACCAACCTGCAGATGAGCAGAACATTCCTGTGCTCAAGACAAGGAATGCCAACATCAGACGGCCGACATGTAAACCGAACTTCTTACAAACTGCCCTGTGTCAAACGAAAACCAAACGGCAGACTCATATCACATACAAAAAAGCCCAAAAATGTGAAAGCAAGAACACTACATGGTCCATTGGTATTTATGAAGAGGATGAACTCACTTGTAGAAATACAGCtcacagacacagcaggaaaaTGCTAAGACACATCGTACAAAGTAGAAGACCAACACCTGCAACACAGTCATAACACAAGTCTGTAACAGCACATGTTCTGAATTATGATGTTACAGACACCtctatgtgtgtttgttcaattcaatttaaactgaatggatttaagataatactttattgatccccatcgGGGAAATTCAATTGGGAAATTGGGTGGGTGAAAATTGAACTAATCTGAAAAATTTAACTAAAATTTAACTAATTTGCCAGATTCTTCCTGAAAATCCTTTCATAGAAAAGTCCAccttcattaatttaatttcaaaagaTTTTATGTacttaaaaaaagttttcttgGGATAACAGAACAATGTTGTCCTCGCataagagaggaggaaaacacaatcACGCAAAAAAGGTGCTGATTATACTTCTGACCaactgaagacatttaaaatttgaaagaaaatatgcTATAATGAGACTATGGCATGTTTACCTTGTTTGTCTGTAGAACATGGGCATGCAAACAGGCAGGGAGTGCATGTAACCATAAGTAAGCATATGATCTAATGGCGTACAGTGGAGAATACTCCCATGTTTGCATTCCTGTGCCATACAGGAGGTAGTGCATCTATCAAAACAATTAAAGACAagttaaacaaagacaaacagtaaCTTGTTGGAACATAAATGCAACATTATTGTTCTAGAATAACTGAGTTGGTTAGGAAAACCCTCAGAAAATCTCTTTTCAATTTCCAATAACAGAGAGTATTACTCACAGGCTCCCAGTAGTTGTAGGTCTCATCGCAGTCTGAGATGTTGCTGAGCAAAGCTGCACAGAAACGTGCAGAGAGCAGACACTTGAAAGCAGTAGAGCCTTCTGGAGCCCACACCTGCCCTCCACGACTTAttgatcttttaaaaaaatgcacaattagTACATGTCAACTGAAACAGTGAATCATGTCTACCTTAAGCATATTTAATTGGAAAACATTGGTCACCTATAAAGTAAAGAAGGGTCTGAACATTCCAATGCACTCGCTTTTAGTAAAACATCAATTAAGACTCAAACTACAGGGATCACTCGAGAGCTGAGTAATTATTATGCAATTCACTGAAGTCTGTCTCTCACAGAGAATGGACTGAACTATGCCAGAGTACTATCACTTAGTGTTTCAAATTACTATCAAAGCTAATTATACTGTGGCACAGTGGTCCACCACTAATGCTCCTGTTGCAGCTTTCATTATAAGTGTGTTTATCATCCACTACCAGTTCACagcattgttttttattttatttttgtttcacgtttgtctacttctttttttgtaatcagGTTCTCTAacttttgttgttggttgttttctttctttttacctgttACGTATTTATTTGCCTGCCTCTGGGATGTATTATATGCTTCATGTTTGATATACACCAGTTTGGTACATTAGTGCAAACAAAAGCATTCTGATGCAACTATCCTGCACTAGCTTCATACTTGTTACAATATTCAGTTTATATTGAAACAGATcattctggaggatgtagttcATGCTGAATTAAACTCAAACAAACCCATTATTGTTTTTAGCATAGCCCACAGACTAAAGTGcagctgtcaaaataatagtaatatcaCACAACTATAAcataatacaattcaataaTACTACAAGCCACAACCTCCAATACATGTAAATACAGCTGATTcgacagctctctcagttatttaatACTAATGCTGACTACCATAACCTTCTCGATTCCAAGATTTAAAGCAAGACTTTtaattttcactagtgtatgTAATGAACTTGCATGTGAGTGTACAGACTACTTGTTGTAACTATACTGCATCAAGCACACACATACCTAATTGGGAGTTACTAGAGTCCAGACTAACTAATTACATTTAAATCTTGAATATGCAAAATGTCACATCAGTACTTTATATAAATGTCAATGGTGTGGTCTTACATTAACCTTACATTatactgttttttctttatattgttTGTGTAACGTTTGATTACGATGACAACAGTCCTCTTCATGTCTAGCAGTGTCTCCTGTCTTCACACCCATCGTCAGATTAGTGGCTCAGCTGCAGTTCAGCATTGATCCTCAAATTTATGACACGTCACCTTACAGGCTGTCAAAAAGTCTTTGAGGGGGTTTCAACAACAACACCGAAATACAATTAgttaaaataaacctttagGTCCGTGTCTCACAATGAGTGGACCCACTCCCGGCAGCTGAACCATTTTCATAGATTTGATTTGACAACAGCTGcgggtgaatgaatgaagctgaCCAGGTAATTTAGGTTGTTAAAACGTAAACAGTGCAACTAGGgcggaaacacacacagacaaaatgtgtAGTTCAAATCAGAGTAAAGACCTAGTTGTGTGTGTCGCGTTATGGACGTTACCAAATGTTGTTATCACGTCCTTATGGTGACAACTTACGCATGAAAGTAGCTAGTCAGGTAGTTagcttctcctgctcctgctgccagTCTCACCGAGGATAAAGCTCAAAGCACCGGTGAGTCTAACATCTCTCATACTCACTCTTGTCGAGTCTCTGTGACTTTACTGTCGTCGCTGGCTTTCTCCTCTTTTGGAGGCCGAGTTTCGGCTGGGATGTTCACGTTGTTTGCATCTTGTCTGCTGCCTCGCCTGGTTCGCTGCCGAAGCGCCTTGGCCGCCATGTTTACCGACGCTGTCCCCGAGCACTCCCGAGTCGCGTTTTGTTCATCTTCGGCTATTTCCGTTTCTGCAAGCGACACCGACCATTCGACTACATTcattgtctgtctttcttttcttgagtTTTAAGGCAGTTTACTGCCCATTTTGGGAGCATTGCTGTCTCCTACTGAGCCGGATTTTAGGAGGAGAGATAGGCAGTTACAGTCTAtagttttcaaaaaataaataaataaaaaatttagaACCTTCCCATTAATCCCGTAGTCTGTAAAAACTCAAAGAAATGCTTAATTACTTCCCTCACCTCTTCTCTACGTAGATTTTCTAAATGACCTTTTCCCTCTCCATTACTGTCTTCAGTGCTCTCCTCCCCATATCTTCCACACCCCATTATCACATGTTGCATCAATTCAGTTACCCCACACTGTTCACATTTCCATCCAAGTCTCCTACCCTCTCCAAGCAGGTGTGGCCGTGGTCTCTCCCCGGTCACCTCACTGGCCACCCCACGGGCCACCCCACGGCTGCGGGATAATTTGACAAAATGCGGTGCAGAACATTAGTTACTGCCATTTCCGCACGGACacgttttttcttgttttagacCTCTGCAGATCAAGGCTCGATGATTTTCCCGAGTACAGCCTTTGAAGAAGTTTCACTGCCATATAACAAAATTTACTTGACTTTTCTTCATTGTGTTCACTGAGTACCAGAGTACATCCCATTGCTTgctaatgtacagtatgtctatTACTGTTATAAGGTCacactaaaacaataaataaaaacaactactGTATCagttttaataatgaaaacagttgTCTAACACATTTCAGGTATCTACTTGTTGCCTCCCCGATGTGGGTGGACTACGCCACTGGTTATATTTGCCTTTGATGTAGACCGCTCTGCTCTGCGCGTCCCAGTGGAGTTAGTGGAGTGTAGTGTCATGAAGTCGGTGCGCCCTCTACTGGTTACATAATATCGGGGAATCTTTCGAAGTAAAATCAAGTAATTTTCCCTGCACGTTATAGTCGGCGACAATCAGCGAATTTTGGATGCTCTTCATCTAAATATCTTAGCACTACTGTCCCAGCAATATCTTGTTTCGGGCACTGTAAATAGCCAGGGAGGAATATTTGACATGGGGACTGTTTCACTGGTTGATGATGATGCTATGGCCCTTAATAGGCCTTAATAGGTCAATAACCAATAAACCAGCATAATTTCAGCCTCTTCTTCCATTTCAGGCTGCCACTGGGTAAGGAGTAAATGCCCCACTACATGTACTCAGTCCTTGAGCTTGCTGAACATCTAGTTTCTTTGGTTGAGATTCTGCTGCGGACATATATCCCTGTACACTCGTAATCTAATGATGCTCTCATAATCTGATCAGGGTCGTGGAGAACTGGTGTTTTCAGGTGCTCTACGTTAAAAGTCGGCACGTGGAGCACACCATACAAAAACATACCTTACAGTATTTGTAGTAATTGTAGTAAGCCATATTCATAAAGAATGTATGATGGATCACAACGTACCATTTCATTGTCCATACCCCATATTTTTGTTAGAGAATGGTGCTTTTCAGAGCCTCACGCAGCTccttgcatttttctttcaacCTCCTTTCCTTACGAGGTATCTCTGCAGAATGAAATATGAGCCTTAAACTAGAAGAATTACACGCTATAGCCACAAATCAAATTTGCTCCGTGCTGATTCAtaatctgcacttttttttattccaaaagtaaacaaataattaaattatatataaatgatgtattcaaatgtatttgtgcttttattcagtttgactgTCCACTTTTGCGTAAGACAGCAAGATTATTTAAAAGTTATATATGTATGCATATTATCTTTAATTTGTGTGTAGTGTATTTATACAAAGTTATTGACAAGTACCGTTATGTTTAATGAGAGGTTGAGAAAATCACAATTCAAATTCTTCTAAAATTTGTTGTTATCTTTATACTATAATAGGCCAAAGTTATGTGAATAGGCATGCACATTGCACAGTTTTAGTGAAATAACATAGTCGAAGACTCACTGCCTCTATAAACAGGAACAACACTACAACTAACTTGACAATAAAATGATACAGCTCTCTAATGCACTTTGCTCACAACAACATACACAGGAAGGATGCTCAATTCACATTGTCAGCCATCTTGCTAGAATACACCGTGCTCAAACCAATACTGCTGCAAAACCTACTCACTGGGTCATCAGTTTTTTAATTACTCGGGCGTCTTATCAGCAATTCGCTGGCTAGAGGACATGTCTGGGCACGTTAGGGCAGTGGCCAGTGAGAACATGTCTACGTGGATTGTGTGACCGACTGAGGTGGGTAaatctgaattattattatt from Mugil cephalus isolate CIBA_MC_2020 chromosome 15, CIBA_Mcephalus_1.1, whole genome shotgun sequence encodes:
- the alg9 gene encoding alpha-1,2-mannosyltransferase ALG9 → MNVVEWSVSLAETEIAEDEQNATRECSGTASVNMAAKALRQRTRRGSRQDANNVNIPAETRPPKEEKASDDSKVTETRQESISRGGQVWAPEGSTAFKCLLSARFCAALLSNISDCDETYNYWEPMHYLLYGTGMQTWEYSPLYAIRSYAYLWLHALPACLHAHVLQTNKVLVFYFVRCVLAFSCCVCELYFYKAVCKKFGLHVGRLMLAFLVLSTGMFCSSAAFLPSSFCMYTTLVAMTGWFQDSIAFAILGVAAGAIVGWPFSALIGVPIAFDLLVLKRQWKSFIIWSGIALFLFLVPLVAVDSFFYGKLVVAPLNILLYNVFTPHGPDLYGTEPWHFYFVNGILNFNLVFALALFSLPLTTVMETLLHRFNVQNLGRPYWLTLSPMYLWMLVFFTRPHKEERFLFPIYPLICLSGAVALSSLQKCYHFLFQRYRLEHYTVSSNWLALSAVVVFTVLSLSRSVALFRGYHAPLDLYPEFHRITKDQSLHSVPESRPVSVCVGKEWYRFPSSFLLPHNWQLHFIQSDFKGQLPQPYASGPLATQIIPANMNDQNLEEPSRYVDLKRCHYLVDLDTDEETELEPRYSANKEEWNVIAYKPFLQASRSSPLFRAFYIPFISDHHTTYRRYVILKPRRQKQPRKRSHG